In Nitrosophilus labii, the following proteins share a genomic window:
- a CDS encoding type II toxin-antitoxin system VapC family toxin, translating into MIYDYLVDTDVMIWYFRGNENAREMLHKIDFAISCVTYMELLQDMRNKHELKQFQKMITSWNIKVVYIDEEISAKATHYMEEYFLSHSLELADSLIGATCTKHGLTLVAANDKHYKFLNDLDILVFRP; encoded by the coding sequence TTGATATATGATTATCTTGTTGATACGGATGTAATGATATGGTATTTTCGTGGAAATGAAAATGCTAGAGAAATGCTTCATAAAATCGATTTTGCTATCTCTTGTGTGACATATATGGAGCTTTTGCAAGATATGCGAAACAAGCATGAATTGAAGCAGTTTCAAAAGATGATCACTTCTTGGAATATCAAAGTGGTCTATATAGATGAGGAGATTTCAGCAAAGGCTACACATTATATGGAAGAGTATTTTTTGAGCCATTCATTGGAGTTGGCAGATAGCCTCATAGGTGCTACATGTACCAAACATGGACTAACACTTGTTGCGGCAAATGATAAACACTATAAATTTTTAAATGATCTTGATATTTTAGTTTTTAGACCATGA
- a CDS encoding RNA-directed DNA polymerase — translation MNITKRFELQRKKVLEKVFTKKRLIDTWRKIVKKQMRSLDINDIHDYYDFNYNIETIAEHIKYEIIEGRFQTDKPLIYKLEKKFGICRHLMIPTPKDALVFQVLIDYIIEQGLEQPSKKAFFSRDRHDLKLPHQHDTSDYTWREKWKSFQKQIFKFSETYPYLVVTDVTNYFDNIGLKELRHIVSGYVRVEEVILDLLFKMIEELSWKPDYLPYSYKGLPTINLEAIRFLAHIMLFELDEYLKKDANDNFVRWMDDINIGCNDKMEAKKFLGSMNDILKSRGLALNLAKTNIYSQDEVKYHFLVDENLFINEIEKKIKNNSLTKNDRQQINILFRKHLKNVSSQNWDKVTKRFFTIAGKIKAENFIKYAKELFISRPNFRQHILYFLSNFNFTKKIIDTIYSLYHNVEFYDDLTLFILTKFLVDYKIPNNNKGQIFINSLKGRYINEQTNKFGFYCNLWFYGKYGEDNELLTLIENNRDIWIKDSFLSRQVIATLPRVYFFKKDYVDNLLEEQIANGFPNSAFVAKNIKNLILRISLDKKINSYLFNEVYKNGKQYPFYKFLIFMAMISNNPNKDQLIEKIKNYISDEWYLYHIMKLEK, via the coding sequence ATGAATATAACAAAAAGATTTGAATTACAAAGAAAAAAAGTTTTAGAAAAAGTCTTTACTAAGAAAAGGCTTATTGATACTTGGAGAAAAATAGTAAAAAAACAAATGCGAAGTTTAGATATTAATGATATCCATGATTACTATGATTTTAATTATAACATTGAAACAATTGCTGAACATATAAAATATGAAATTATTGAAGGAAGATTTCAAACTGATAAACCTTTAATATATAAATTAGAGAAAAAATTTGGAATTTGTCGGCATTTAATGATTCCAACTCCTAAAGATGCATTAGTTTTTCAAGTTTTAATTGATTATATAATTGAACAAGGATTAGAACAGCCAAGTAAAAAAGCTTTTTTTTCAAGAGATAGACATGATTTAAAATTACCACACCAACATGATACATCTGATTACACATGGAGAGAAAAATGGAAGAGTTTTCAAAAACAGATTTTTAAATTTTCTGAAACTTATCCATATCTTGTTGTAACGGATGTAACAAATTATTTTGATAACATTGGATTGAAAGAATTGCGTCATATTGTGTCAGGATATGTTAGAGTAGAAGAAGTTATTCTAGATTTATTATTTAAAATGATTGAAGAACTTTCTTGGAAACCCGATTATCTTCCATATTCTTATAAAGGATTACCTACTATTAATTTAGAAGCTATTCGTTTTTTGGCACATATTATGCTTTTTGAATTAGATGAGTATTTAAAAAAAGATGCAAATGATAATTTTGTGCGATGGATGGATGATATAAATATTGGATGTAATGATAAAATGGAGGCTAAAAAATTTTTAGGTAGTATGAATGATATTTTAAAAAGTAGAGGTTTGGCACTTAATTTAGCAAAAACAAATATTTATTCTCAAGATGAAGTTAAATATCATTTTTTGGTTGATGAAAATTTATTTATTAATGAAATAGAAAAAAAGATAAAAAATAATTCATTAACGAAAAATGATAGACAACAAATTAATATTTTATTTAGAAAACATTTAAAAAATGTATCTTCCCAAAATTGGGACAAAGTTACAAAACGTTTTTTTACAATTGCAGGAAAAATTAAAGCGGAAAATTTTATAAAATATGCCAAAGAGCTTTTTATTAGTAGGCCTAATTTTCGACAACATATATTATATTTTTTAAGCAATTTTAATTTTACGAAAAAGATAATAGATACAATATATTCACTATATCATAATGTGGAGTTTTATGATGATTTAACATTATTTATATTAACAAAGTTTCTTGTTGATTATAAAATACCAAACAATAATAAAGGGCAAATATTCATTAATAGTCTCAAAGGAAGATATATTAATGAACAAACAAATAAATTTGGTTTTTATTGTAATTTATGGTTTTATGGGAAATATGGTGAAGATAATGAATTATTAACTTTAATAGAAAATAATAGAGACATATGGATTAAAGATTCTTTTCTATCTAGGCAAGTTATAGCTACTTTACCTAGAGTTTATTTTTTCAAAAAGGATTATGTAGATAATCTATTAGAAGAACAAATAGCTAATGGATTTCCTAATAGTGCTTTTGTTGCAAAAAATATTAAAAATCTTATATTAAGAATATCTTTAGATAAAAAGATTAATTCTTATTTATTTAATGAAGTTTATAAAAATGGAAAACAATACCCATTTTATAAGTTTCTTATATTTATGGCAATGATTAGTAATAATCCGAATAAAGATCAATTAATTGAAAAAATAAAAAATTATATTTCTGATGAATGGTATCTTTATCATATTATGAAATTAGAAAAATGA
- a CDS encoding CRISPR-associated protein Cas4, giving the protein MNITGTLINYYFHCKTQAWLHANRINLEDNSEDVRIGKVLHEINETRVDEVSFESIKLDKITKDYVIEVKKSDSDLEAAKWQLLYYLYKLKQKGIVKKGRLEIFEKSRQEKKRFEVILNEKSEAKLLEVINNLEKLIAKSSPPKPEFNKKCKKCAYYEYCFV; this is encoded by the coding sequence ATGAACATCACCGGTACTCTCATTAACTACTACTTTCACTGCAAGACGCAAGCCTGGCTTCACGCAAATCGCATAAACCTTGAAGACAATAGCGAAGATGTAAGAATCGGAAAAGTTTTACACGAGATCAATGAAACAAGAGTCGATGAGGTTAGTTTTGAAAGTATAAAACTTGACAAAATAACAAAAGATTATGTTATCGAGGTAAAAAAGAGCGATAGCGACTTAGAAGCTGCAAAGTGGCAATTGCTCTACTATCTCTATAAACTCAAGCAAAAGGGGATTGTCAAAAAGGGACGATTGGAGATTTTTGAGAAAAGTAGGCAGGAAAAAAAGCGCTTTGAAGTGATTTTGAACGAAAAGAGCGAAGCAAAGCTCCTTGAAGTTATAAACAATCTAGAAAAGCTTATAGCAAAGTCTTCGCCTCCGAAGCCCGAGTTTAATAAAAAGTGTAAAAAGTGTGCTTATTATGAGTATTGTT
- a CDS encoding type II toxin-antitoxin system Phd/YefM family antitoxin — protein sequence MEITAKDLRFNTAEIFDVLSKGEDIIITYRGKAKAKLIGLNKQKKKEDIAFGMWRDQSEEVNEIVRKMRKGRRFDI from the coding sequence ATGGAAATAACAGCGAAAGATTTACGATTTAATACCGCGGAGATTTTTGACGTTTTAAGTAAAGGAGAGGATATTATCATTACCTACAGAGGTAAAGCTAAAGCGAAGTTGATAGGCCTCAATAAGCAAAAAAAGAAAGAGGATATTGCATTTGGAATGTGGCGTGATCAGAGTGAAGAGGTAAATGAGATAGTACGAAAGATGAGAAAAGGTAGAAGATTTGATATATGA
- the cas3 gene encoding CRISPR-associated helicase Cas3', which produces MNILSHTHPTKPPEKLEEHKALVKKYLQKIFQEKEIDLEKIIESFKLQDREFAKKLIFDAIVSHDEGKRNPAFQYLKMGNKDFKEAYEKMDVKSSKHSFLGAKMFFEKYIDEVASEVEDEEFYKKLFLLTTLCFIISKHHAKLDDFEKFVQKLKSKLQEEGSAYVEFELDFSYFDIETFIAIKLIYSLLISADYYATLEYMTDIKTESFGLLDIKKAKEEFEDFAIVRNIRAGDYEKEIDKLRSLMFLESQKSLDKSKNIFYLQAPTGAGKTLMSLNLALKLEPKKIFYIFPFNTLVEQTKEKIEEIFSSLDFAVINSITPIALDEENDPNLYEKTYLQRLFYHYELILTTHVNLFEILFGIGKEANFPLWQLYGSVIILDEIQSYDNNLWWYMVEFLNAYAKVLDLKIIIMSATLPKIDRLLEKKDEFVELLDSRKYFIHPLFKDRVEVDFSLLDRKIDFEILKEKVLEANKVLVEFIKKRSAREFYEYIKDLDGYEVYELSGDDNKLFRQKVIERTRMAEKIVIVATQVIEAGVDIDMELGLKDISTFDSDEQFLGRINRNALRKGRAYFFNYDKTEDIYRGDNRLDVNLQNKEVRDYFLQKDFGKCYEVVLKRLDEKKNKYSGLQTIKDKFIKLLQRLEYKEIYEKMQLIRSSGITIFFPYRLKIDEEFRGYFEREYIEDGYLDGEMIWQRLKELSAIENYAQKEIEKSKLWFYMQFFTFNLPFVKKLDRFSDECCGIYLFADFEEYIDEDYKFDRDKFMEEQNKKFGFL; this is translated from the coding sequence ATGAATATCCTCTCCCACACCCACCCAACCAAACCACCAGAAAAGCTTGAAGAGCACAAAGCCTTAGTCAAAAAATACCTCCAAAAAATCTTCCAAGAAAAAGAGATAGATTTAGAAAAAATCATCGAAAGTTTCAAACTGCAAGATAGGGAGTTTGCTAAAAAGCTCATTTTTGATGCTATTGTCTCCCATGATGAGGGGAAGAGAAATCCCGCTTTTCAGTATCTAAAGATGGGAAACAAAGATTTTAAAGAAGCCTATGAAAAGATGGATGTAAAGAGTTCCAAACACTCGTTTTTGGGTGCGAAGATGTTTTTTGAAAAATATATAGATGAGGTGGCAAGCGAGGTGGAGGATGAGGAGTTTTACAAAAAGCTTTTTTTGCTTACGACTCTTTGCTTCATCATATCAAAGCACCACGCAAAGCTCGATGATTTTGAAAAGTTTGTGCAAAAGCTAAAAAGCAAACTTCAAGAAGAGGGAAGTGCGTATGTAGAGTTTGAGCTTGATTTTTCCTACTTTGATATCGAGACTTTCATAGCTATTAAGCTTATCTATTCGCTGCTTATTAGTGCCGATTATTACGCTACATTGGAGTATATGACGGATATTAAAACGGAGAGTTTCGGCCTCCTTGATATAAAAAAAGCCAAAGAGGAGTTTGAAGATTTTGCGATCGTGCGAAACATCAGAGCAGGAGACTATGAAAAAGAGATCGATAAGCTAAGAAGCCTGATGTTTTTGGAGTCCCAAAAGAGTCTCGATAAATCCAAAAACATATTTTATCTCCAAGCGCCTACAGGGGCAGGTAAAACTCTTATGTCACTCAATCTCGCTCTAAAACTTGAGCCAAAAAAGATCTTTTATATTTTCCCGTTTAATACTTTAGTAGAGCAGACAAAAGAGAAGATAGAAGAGATTTTTAGTTCTCTTGATTTTGCGGTTATCAACTCTATTACTCCTATTGCTTTGGATGAAGAGAATGATCCTAATCTCTATGAAAAAACCTATCTACAGCGCCTCTTTTATCATTATGAGCTGATTTTGACGACGCACGTCAATCTCTTTGAGATACTCTTTGGCATAGGCAAAGAGGCGAACTTTCCACTTTGGCAGCTCTATGGAAGCGTAATTATCCTCGATGAGATCCAAAGTTATGACAACAACCTTTGGTGGTATATGGTGGAGTTTTTAAACGCCTATGCGAAGGTTTTGGATCTCAAGATCATCATAATGAGCGCTACACTGCCAAAAATCGATAGACTTCTTGAGAAAAAAGATGAGTTTGTAGAGCTGCTTGATAGCCGTAAATACTTCATACATCCTCTTTTTAAAGATAGAGTGGAAGTAGATTTTTCTCTGCTTGATCGTAAAATCGATTTTGAGATACTTAAAGAAAAAGTTTTAGAAGCCAACAAGGTTTTGGTGGAGTTTATCAAAAAAAGAAGCGCGAGAGAGTTTTATGAGTATATCAAAGATTTGGATGGCTATGAGGTATATGAGCTAAGCGGTGATGACAATAAACTCTTTCGACAAAAGGTCATTGAGCGTACAAGGATGGCTGAAAAAATCGTCATCGTAGCCACGCAAGTGATAGAGGCTGGTGTGGATATCGATATGGAACTGGGGCTAAAAGATATATCTACTTTTGATAGCGATGAACAGTTTTTGGGCAGGATAAATAGAAATGCTCTTAGAAAAGGCAGAGCCTATTTTTTCAATTATGACAAAACTGAAGATATCTATAGAGGAGACAATAGACTCGATGTAAATTTGCAAAATAAAGAAGTTAGAGACTATTTTTTGCAAAAAGATTTTGGCAAATGTTATGAAGTGGTGCTTAAAAGACTTGATGAGAAAAAGAACAAATATAGCGGGCTGCAAACTATAAAAGATAAATTTATAAAACTCTTGCAAAGATTGGAGTATAAAGAGATTTATGAGAAAATGCAACTCATTCGCTCAAGTGGTATTACAATCTTTTTCCCATATCGCTTAAAGATTGATGAGGAGTTTAGAGGATATTTTGAAAGAGAGTATATCGAGGATGGCTATTTGGATGGTGAGATGATCTGGCAAAGACTCAAAGAACTAAGCGCTATAGAAAATTACGCGCAAAAGGAGATAGAAAAATCGAAGCTTTGGTTTTATATGCAGTTTTTTACTTTTAATCTTCCATTTGTCAAAAAGCTCGATAGATTCAGTGATGAGTGCTGCGGGATATATCTTTTTGCTGATTTTGAGGAGTATATCGATGAGGATTATAAGTTTGATAGAGATAAGTTTATGGAAGAACAAAATAAAAAGTTTGGCTTCTTGTGA
- the cas5b gene encoding type I-B CRISPR-associated protein Cas5b, which yields MKAISFNLSGRFAHFKKPDVNSHTYFTYSHIHKVALLGILGSILGLKGYGNSKGDLPEFYEKLKEFKVSIIPQKPYFTKKIVTFNNSVGYASEEQGGNLIVREQWLENPAWEILVLDNESDEFRELKERLFKKEFAYVPYLGKNDHFANIDEVKEIELKEATTGLVCISLAKKDDLVLKKAPRFGANFFYEEYLPVRLKDKFLIYEYEKMILSSWVVEGRSEKFFEYEGKGVIFII from the coding sequence ATGAAAGCAATTAGTTTTAATTTAAGCGGTAGATTCGCACACTTCAAAAAGCCTGATGTCAATAGCCATACCTATTTCACCTATTCTCATATCCATAAAGTGGCGCTATTAGGTATTTTAGGCTCTATTTTGGGACTTAAAGGATATGGAAATAGCAAGGGAGATTTACCGGAGTTTTATGAAAAACTAAAAGAGTTCAAAGTCTCTATCATCCCTCAAAAGCCATACTTTACCAAAAAGATCGTCACTTTTAATAACTCTGTAGGCTATGCAAGTGAGGAGCAAGGCGGCAATCTGATCGTGAGAGAGCAGTGGCTTGAAAATCCCGCTTGGGAGATATTGGTTTTGGATAATGAGAGTGATGAGTTTAGGGAGCTAAAAGAGAGACTTTTTAAAAAAGAGTTTGCCTATGTGCCATATCTTGGAAAAAATGACCACTTTGCAAATATCGATGAAGTTAAAGAAATAGAGCTAAAAGAGGCAACGACCGGTTTAGTTTGCATCTCTTTAGCAAAAAAAGATGATTTGGTTTTAAAAAAAGCCCCACGATTTGGTGCAAACTTCTTTTATGAAGAGTATCTGCCTGTAAGGCTTAAAGATAAGTTTTTGATATATGAATATGAAAAGATGATTTTGAGTAGTTGGGTTGTTGAGGGGAGAAGTGAAAAGTTTTTTGAGTATGAGGGGAAAGGGGTAATCTTTATAATATGA